From one Balneolaceae bacterium genomic stretch:
- a CDS encoding WecB/TagA/CpsF family glycosyltransferase — protein sequence MRDDYSIEVIGIQMYNKDLDSFVNHALEIVSDDQTRENLCISATGAHGIIHAKKNAAFRELLNSFYTNLPDGMPGVWVGRGKGASDMKRCYGPDLFANLMERSAGKDVQHYLCGGKEGVAEKLKKACADRFGNTNIVGTYSPPFKKVNEYDYEGIADQINRSGADVVWVGISTPKQEKFAKRLSRYTDVHFLITVGAAFDFHIGELRQAPNWMQKAGLEWFFRLIVEPSRLYRRYLEIVPAFLFYGIKDVIKHKTARRK from the coding sequence ATGAGAGATGATTACAGTATAGAGGTTATCGGTATTCAGATGTACAACAAAGATCTGGATTCCTTTGTTAATCATGCTTTAGAAATTGTTTCTGATGATCAAACCCGGGAAAACCTGTGCATTAGTGCGACGGGTGCGCATGGTATTATCCATGCAAAAAAAAATGCAGCATTCAGGGAACTGCTCAATAGTTTTTATACAAATCTGCCGGATGGCATGCCTGGTGTTTGGGTAGGCAGGGGAAAGGGAGCCAGTGACATGAAACGATGTTACGGACCGGATCTTTTTGCTAATCTCATGGAAAGATCAGCCGGTAAAGATGTTCAACACTATCTCTGTGGAGGAAAAGAGGGTGTGGCTGAAAAATTAAAAAAAGCATGTGCAGATAGATTTGGAAATACAAATATAGTAGGTACATACAGCCCGCCTTTTAAAAAAGTTAATGAGTATGACTACGAGGGGATTGCAGATCAAATCAATCGGTCAGGGGCAGATGTAGTTTGGGTTGGAATCAGCACACCCAAGCAGGAAAAATTTGCAAAAAGATTGTCTCGTTATACGGATGTTCATTTTCTGATTACAGTTGGAGCAGCCTTTGATTTTCATATTGGTGAGCTTCGGCAGGCACCTAACTGGATGCAGAAAGCTGGTTTGGAGTGGTTTTTCAGGCTGATTGTAGAACCCAGCCGGTTATATCGCCGATACCTGGAAATCGTACCCGCATTTTTGTTTTATGGAATCAAAGACGTAATAAAACACAAAACCGCAAGACGAAAGTAA
- a CDS encoding NAD-dependent epimerase/dehydratase family protein: MTKQKKALVCGAGGFIGGHLVNRLKEEGYWVRGVDLKENEFGNMNADEFVIGDLRDAEVVRNVVTADLDEVYQLAADMGGAGFVFTGDNDSDIMHNSALCNLHVIEEVKKKGIDKTFYSSSACIYPERNQLDPDNPECSEDSAYPADPDSEYGWEKLFSERLYLTYRRNHNIDANIARFHNIFGPQGTWEGGREKAPAAICRKVAEAENGGTVEVWGDGTQTRSFLIVDECVEGIRRLMESDFSGPVNIGSDEMISIQDFTKMVIDISGKDLTINNIEGPEGVKGRNSDNKLIKEKLDWAPSKPLREGVEKTYQWISEQIQLREAVDA, from the coding sequence ATGACAAAGCAAAAGAAAGCACTTGTTTGCGGAGCAGGAGGATTCATCGGGGGACATCTTGTCAATCGGTTAAAAGAGGAAGGATATTGGGTGAGAGGTGTTGACCTCAAAGAAAACGAATTTGGTAATATGAATGCAGATGAATTTGTGATCGGTGATCTGCGCGATGCAGAGGTCGTGAGAAATGTAGTAACTGCCGATCTGGATGAAGTTTATCAACTGGCGGCTGATATGGGTGGGGCCGGTTTTGTTTTTACAGGTGATAACGACTCAGATATTATGCATAACAGTGCACTTTGTAATTTGCATGTAATCGAGGAGGTTAAGAAAAAGGGTATTGACAAAACCTTCTATTCCTCATCGGCGTGTATTTATCCCGAGCGGAATCAACTGGATCCTGATAATCCGGAATGTTCGGAAGATAGTGCCTACCCGGCAGATCCAGACAGTGAATATGGATGGGAAAAACTGTTTAGTGAGCGACTTTATCTTACCTACCGGCGAAATCATAATATCGATGCTAATATCGCCCGTTTTCATAATATTTTTGGTCCGCAGGGAACCTGGGAGGGAGGCCGGGAAAAGGCACCTGCCGCAATTTGCCGTAAAGTAGCCGAAGCGGAAAATGGAGGTACTGTAGAAGTATGGGGTGATGGAACTCAAACCCGATCATTCCTGATTGTTGATGAGTGTGTTGAGGGAATTCGCCGGCTGATGGAATCTGATTTTTCCGGCCCGGTAAATATTGGATCTGATGAAATGATATCGATTCAGGATTTCACAAAGATGGTGATTGACATTTCAGGAAAAGATCTTACCATCAATAATATTGAGGGACCAGAGGGCGTAAAAGGGCGTAACTCTGATAACAAGTTGATCAAGGAAAAACTGGACTGGGCTCCATCGAAACCACTTCGCGAAGGCGTGGAAAAAACCTACCAATGGATTTCAGAGCAGATCCAGCTGCGTGAAGCAGTAGATGCGTAG
- a CDS encoding glycosyltransferase family 4 protein: MNILQVHNRYKKPGGEWTVLNMEYDLLSRDHSVEQLIVDNTKELNSLYSKLKLIFTTHYNRQSKELVRQKIHETSADIMHVHNFFPLLSPSVFEASKEEGVPSVLTLHNYRLIYPNGYLLHDGEIDERTIHGTAYSCVSDGVYRDSILQTAVVAHMIEYHRKRQTWAKKVDCLLCLTEFAKSKFVEAGLPEEKLKVKPNFVKDSFQDQDFQQVVNQKENFYLFIGRISEEKGIRTLVNAWNSSINKSGSKLLILGDGPLKKELQKKSQDNSRISWLGFLDRHQVLDYLKKAKALIFPSEWYEGMPMTILEAFSAATPVLSTNIGSQAEIVDHGKTGLHFEPGKEESLINTVQQFESMKQEQKEMSLAARREYEDKYTPDVNRLKLQSVYRELVDGRG, translated from the coding sequence ATGAATATTCTCCAGGTTCATAACAGGTATAAAAAACCAGGCGGGGAGTGGACGGTTTTGAACATGGAGTATGATCTTCTCAGCAGGGATCATTCTGTTGAACAACTGATTGTAGATAATACGAAAGAACTAAATTCACTCTATAGCAAGTTAAAACTGATTTTTACCACACATTACAATCGGCAATCAAAAGAGCTCGTACGGCAAAAAATCCACGAAACCAGCGCCGATATTATGCATGTGCACAACTTTTTTCCATTGCTGAGCCCGTCTGTTTTTGAAGCGTCTAAAGAGGAAGGTGTTCCATCCGTTTTGACTCTGCACAATTACAGGCTTATCTATCCGAATGGTTACTTGCTGCATGATGGTGAAATTGATGAGCGGACTATTCATGGAACTGCATACTCCTGTGTATCAGATGGTGTTTACCGGGATTCCATCCTTCAAACGGCTGTGGTTGCTCATATGATTGAATACCACCGAAAAAGGCAGACATGGGCTAAAAAAGTAGATTGCTTGTTGTGCCTGACTGAGTTCGCAAAGTCAAAATTTGTGGAGGCGGGATTGCCGGAAGAGAAATTGAAAGTAAAACCGAATTTTGTTAAAGACTCTTTTCAGGATCAGGACTTTCAGCAGGTTGTGAATCAAAAAGAAAATTTCTACTTGTTTATCGGCCGTATCAGCGAAGAAAAAGGAATACGAACTTTGGTAAATGCCTGGAATTCTTCCATAAATAAATCGGGTTCTAAACTCTTGATTCTGGGTGATGGACCGCTCAAAAAAGAGTTGCAAAAAAAATCACAAGATAATTCACGGATTTCCTGGCTGGGATTTCTTGACAGACACCAGGTACTGGATTATTTGAAAAAAGCGAAAGCATTGATATTTCCATCAGAATGGTATGAGGGGATGCCAATGACAATTTTGGAGGCCTTTTCAGCCGCAACTCCGGTTCTGTCAACAAACATCGGCAGCCAGGCCGAAATTGTGGATCATGGGAAAACAGGTTTGCATTTTGAGCCAGGAAAGGAGGAGAGCTTGATTAATACTGTTCAACAATTCGAATCTATGAAACAGGAACAAAAAGAGATGAGCTTGGCAGCCCGGCGGGAATATGAAGATAAATACACGCCGGATGTGAATCGATTGAAATTGCAATCTGTTTACCGGGAACTTGTTGATGGGAGGGGCTAA
- a CDS encoding O-antigen ligase family protein, with product MMTITHKQVKEWLFLLPFFLYEDIVLSAIMTVLGFALIKYEKIDKAISELEWREYLFFIYMFHMMFGERSFAYVGFEPLFITEIVIFALVLSYARDLLKIRKTLFVYYLMVMIGLGFAILYFPVNKLDAIRDSFMLVYAIWVPIVYHVFKSERHYDLFFLLLKLFIVLKAVSYFYEAVMILAGMRTLSFEGFRFGVGYIVPSLIVIALFLPLKHIDFKYKVVALVMIPAVFTMFHRSLFVGIALAVLLMFAIGSNLTKRKIVTYGLISFVLMVGFLFYYNSLVDVNLFQILEEKTSLEEGNINYRFLSWQHVLDKFYEHYILGYGVGRPLFFSQYNVFYSTVELTYFQIRDLEGNAQPHNSYLNMLARFGVLLFPILMYGILKPLKKIPEFLNIKRKGGDHVYSKFLFLVGFLVIMYVWAFFNVVLEGPHHSFHFWLAVGMILSFGRAGNFSKKYVRIQKIGSAS from the coding sequence ATGATGACAATCACACATAAACAGGTTAAGGAGTGGCTGTTTTTACTGCCCTTTTTCTTGTATGAGGATATCGTGTTGTCCGCCATCATGACGGTTTTGGGATTTGCACTCATTAAATATGAGAAAATTGACAAGGCAATTTCAGAGCTCGAATGGCGAGAGTATCTCTTTTTTATTTATATGTTCCATATGATGTTCGGGGAGCGCAGCTTCGCTTATGTGGGGTTTGAGCCTCTCTTTATTACAGAGATTGTTATTTTCGCACTTGTACTCTCCTATGCCAGAGACCTTTTAAAAATCAGGAAAACCTTGTTTGTTTACTACCTGATGGTGATGATAGGGCTGGGTTTCGCTATTCTCTATTTCCCGGTAAATAAACTGGATGCCATCCGCGATTCTTTTATGTTGGTGTATGCTATTTGGGTGCCCATCGTTTACCATGTTTTTAAAAGTGAAAGGCACTATGATCTGTTCTTTCTGCTTTTAAAGCTCTTCATTGTCTTGAAAGCGGTATCGTATTTCTACGAAGCGGTGATGATTTTAGCAGGTATGAGAACGCTTTCCTTTGAAGGGTTCCGGTTTGGAGTGGGGTATATTGTACCGTCTTTAATTGTAATTGCTCTTTTCCTCCCTCTCAAACATATAGACTTTAAATATAAAGTGGTTGCCCTGGTGATGATCCCGGCCGTATTCACCATGTTTCACCGCTCACTCTTTGTAGGAATTGCGCTGGCTGTTTTATTGATGTTTGCAATTGGCAGCAATCTTACCAAGCGAAAAATTGTTACGTACGGTTTGATAAGTTTCGTTTTGATGGTTGGATTCCTGTTTTACTATAATTCCCTTGTTGATGTAAACCTGTTCCAGATACTGGAAGAAAAAACCTCTCTTGAAGAGGGAAATATAAATTATCGGTTTCTCTCCTGGCAACATGTATTGGATAAATTTTACGAACACTACATCCTGGGATATGGTGTTGGAAGGCCTCTTTTCTTTTCGCAATACAATGTTTTCTACAGCACGGTTGAGTTGACCTATTTTCAGATCAGAGATCTTGAGGGTAATGCCCAGCCGCATAATTCATATCTTAATATGCTGGCCCGATTTGGTGTACTTCTGTTTCCTATACTTATGTATGGAATTTTAAAGCCGCTAAAAAAGATTCCTGAGTTTTTAAATATCAAGAGAAAAGGCGGAGATCATGTATATTCTAAATTTTTGTTCCTGGTAGGGTTTTTAGTCATCATGTATGTTTGGGCGTTCTTTAATGTGGTTTTGGAGGGGCCGCATCATTCATTCCATTTTTGGTTGGCTGTTGGAATGATATTGAGCTTTGGACGTGCCGGTAACTTCTCGAAAAAGTATGTTCGAATTCAGAAAATAGGTTCAGCCTCATGA
- a CDS encoding glycosyltransferase translates to MKVGFIYYTFYPVTGGASVHGFNLAKELYKKGYELFKINGEPDPYTHRLKNPISGLFWILANCDLIYLRMDYFLYMRNFVSILALLSRKKIIVELNNPSDELHLFGRGKKYIQFTDRIISKILKRADAVITVSEPLKRYCEEALRLNNVHVIENGGEIFDDSSDKVSSKITEKLEELKKIYSRTVVWSGSANNMQDLKNLEEIAKSQKGETAVLLLVKDDNQNNTLPVSKENLFVFKNLPREDVKYIISNSDIGLALYKEYPWSRWGFYNSSLKIFEYLNNGLLTITNKEGTEVQKSYPNFKFAGSNEEIITLINEYSDERSFDIEQPRTWEDVAEETSQIIQQILSR, encoded by the coding sequence ATGAAGGTTGGATTCATTTATTACACATTTTACCCGGTAACAGGCGGCGCTTCTGTTCATGGTTTTAATCTTGCAAAGGAGTTGTATAAAAAAGGATACGAACTATTCAAGATTAACGGAGAACCTGATCCGTACACGCATCGACTGAAGAATCCGATTTCGGGATTGTTTTGGATACTGGCAAATTGCGATCTGATCTACCTGCGGATGGATTATTTTCTGTATATGAGGAATTTCGTATCCATACTGGCACTTCTGAGCAGAAAGAAAATAATTGTAGAACTCAACAATCCGTCAGATGAACTTCATCTTTTTGGGCGTGGAAAAAAATATATTCAATTTACAGATCGTATTATTTCAAAAATTTTAAAACGTGCAGATGCTGTCATCACTGTCAGTGAACCATTGAAAAGATATTGTGAAGAAGCTCTTCGCCTGAACAATGTACATGTGATTGAAAACGGTGGAGAAATATTTGATGATTCTTCAGATAAAGTGAGTAGTAAAATCACAGAAAAACTTGAAGAGCTTAAGAAAATATACTCAAGGACAGTGGTTTGGTCCGGTTCGGCTAACAATATGCAGGATCTCAAAAATTTGGAGGAGATAGCCAAGTCTCAGAAGGGGGAGACGGCAGTACTTTTGCTTGTTAAAGATGACAATCAAAATAACACCTTGCCTGTATCAAAAGAGAATCTATTTGTTTTTAAAAATTTACCCAGAGAGGATGTGAAATATATCATTTCCAATTCTGATATTGGTTTGGCACTTTACAAAGAGTATCCATGGTCGCGCTGGGGATTTTACAACAGTTCGCTGAAAATTTTTGAATATCTGAACAACGGGCTTTTGACGATCACAAATAAAGAAGGAACGGAGGTTCAAAAATCATATCCCAATTTTAAATTCGCAGGATCGAACGAGGAAATTATCACCCTTATCAATGAATACAGTGATGAACGTTCCTTTGATATTGAACAACCCCGAACATGGGAAGATGTGGCGGAGGAAACATCCCAAATCATACAGCAGATTTTAAGCCGATGA
- a CDS encoding glycosyltransferase, translating to MNTKVSVIIPVLNAADLLKRVLQSLSEQTYPAELTEIIVVDNGSIDKSVDVARSFGVRLYSQSDKKSPYAARNLGLEHASGSIIALTDANKIPDKRWLEEGVKALEHNNADLAGGQISFELENRATASQVYDAITYNNNRLLVRERNGSAAGNLFFKKELIKKNGKFPDTFRSGMDIWWTAKAVNAGHSIVFAENSIVYCQPRKLKSLLKKSWRVGVLHPVIFQQQGKSLFYILGQTFRTFAPPKVRVLRQKMDGLDYSTSFTKVWAVAWLNKMMMGMGRIRGLTNLSKQIDVPLEQ from the coding sequence GTGAATACCAAAGTATCCGTTATTATTCCTGTTTTAAATGCAGCCGATCTGCTTAAACGGGTACTTCAATCTCTTTCTGAACAAACCTATCCTGCGGAATTAACAGAAATAATTGTAGTTGATAACGGGTCGATAGATAAATCGGTTGATGTGGCCAGATCATTTGGAGTGAGGCTTTATTCTCAATCAGATAAAAAAAGTCCGTATGCGGCCCGAAATCTTGGTTTAGAGCACGCCTCAGGTTCAATCATAGCTCTGACGGATGCAAATAAAATTCCCGATAAACGCTGGCTCGAAGAGGGTGTAAAAGCACTTGAACATAATAATGCAGATCTGGCCGGCGGACAGATCTCATTTGAGCTGGAAAATCGGGCAACGGCATCTCAGGTTTATGATGCCATAACTTACAATAATAACCGGCTTCTTGTCAGGGAGCGTAATGGTTCAGCGGCCGGTAATCTCTTTTTTAAAAAAGAGCTGATTAAAAAGAATGGTAAATTTCCGGATACATTTCGCTCCGGTATGGATATCTGGTGGACGGCTAAAGCTGTAAACGCGGGACACAGTATCGTCTTTGCAGAAAATTCGATTGTATATTGCCAGCCAAGAAAATTAAAGTCACTTCTAAAAAAATCGTGGCGGGTTGGAGTACTTCACCCGGTGATATTTCAACAGCAGGGTAAATCACTATTTTATATTCTGGGACAGACATTTCGTACATTTGCTCCCCCAAAAGTACGTGTGTTGCGGCAAAAAATGGATGGTTTAGATTATTCCACATCTTTCACAAAAGTTTGGGCCGTAGCCTGGCTAAACAAAATGATGATGGGAATGGGACGAATTCGGGGACTTACAAATCTCAGCAAACAGATTGATGTCCCTCTTGAACAGTAG
- a CDS encoding class I SAM-dependent methyltransferase, which translates to MLKKILERIRICFSSVAYRREIWPFAEKLKSRHIKNCKLVEDRIKMLEEIPKGGVCAEIGILKGDYSRYILDIVKPQQLHLVDINPKSIKVARKRFEDEIEQNLVDVHEEDSSTFVSSMPDNTFDWIYIDGDHSYEGVKKDLEAAHKKIKPEGLISLNDYIFFGSSDLTKYGIIEATNEFCIKYDYELIHFALHGRMYNDVTIRRIKQD; encoded by the coding sequence ATGCTTAAAAAGATACTTGAACGAATTCGGATCTGCTTTTCATCAGTTGCTTATCGCAGAGAGATTTGGCCGTTTGCCGAAAAGCTTAAATCCAGGCATATAAAAAATTGTAAGCTGGTTGAAGATCGCATAAAAATGCTTGAGGAGATTCCAAAAGGAGGTGTCTGTGCCGAGATTGGGATTTTAAAAGGGGATTACTCACGATATATACTGGATATTGTAAAACCCCAGCAGCTGCACCTGGTCGACATCAACCCGAAATCAATAAAGGTAGCCCGAAAACGGTTTGAGGATGAGATTGAACAAAATCTTGTTGATGTACATGAGGAAGATTCTTCAACCTTTGTATCATCCATGCCGGATAATACCTTCGACTGGATCTATATTGACGGTGACCACAGTTATGAAGGAGTGAAAAAAGACCTGGAGGCAGCGCATAAAAAAATTAAGCCGGAGGGATTGATATCACTGAACGATTACATCTTTTTTGGTTCGTCTGACTTGACAAAATATGGCATTATTGAAGCGACCAATGAATTTTGTATCAAGTATGATTATGAGCTGATCCATTTTGCACTTCACGGCAGAATGTATAATGATGTTACTATCCGGCGAATAAAGCAGGATTGA
- a CDS encoding sulfotransferase family 2 domain-containing protein, with product MDLSTILEKIKNLPTRNKPYIFFVHIPKTGGTSLISSLKRKYPFNFFKVNAGSSLRAAERKYGENYKSFEQCYDLRESVAIYAMETGFKCIAGHVPYSKKLFEIENSKYLTLTILRDPVQRFISKYLFNVHKTGEHCSFDVSFSEYLNSGTGRESGREYLRYLSDGYKPGDTVSKEMIERSKKNILKFDLVGFLDNMDHFVSKFQKKTNLKLNIPHKNRTSDLTKGNNFSPETIEKIENLCKYDIEIFEHAKEHIQ from the coding sequence ATGGATCTAAGTACTATTTTAGAAAAAATTAAGAATCTGCCCACACGCAATAAGCCATATATTTTTTTTGTGCACATTCCTAAAACGGGAGGAACTTCATTGATCTCCTCTTTAAAGAGAAAGTATCCATTCAATTTTTTTAAAGTCAATGCTGGCAGTTCATTACGGGCGGCAGAGAGAAAATATGGCGAGAACTATAAAAGTTTTGAACAGTGCTATGATCTTCGCGAGTCAGTGGCCATATATGCAATGGAAACGGGCTTTAAATGCATTGCAGGTCATGTTCCGTATTCAAAAAAACTTTTTGAAATTGAGAACAGCAAATATCTAACGCTCACGATTCTTAGAGATCCAGTTCAGCGTTTTATTTCCAAATATTTATTCAATGTTCATAAAACAGGTGAACACTGCAGTTTTGACGTATCATTTTCGGAGTATTTAAACTCCGGCACTGGAAGAGAGTCCGGCAGGGAATATTTAAGATATCTTAGCGACGGGTATAAACCGGGTGATACCGTTTCAAAAGAGATGATTGAGCGATCGAAGAAAAATATTTTAAAATTCGATCTTGTTGGATTTCTGGATAATATGGATCATTTTGTGTCGAAATTTCAGAAGAAGACAAACTTAAAGCTCAATATTCCTCACAAAAACCGTACAAGTGATCTTACAAAAGGAAATAATTTTTCACCGGAAACTATTGAGAAGATTGAGAATCTGTGTAAGTACGATATAGAAATTTTTGAGCATGCCAAAGAACATATTCAGTGA
- a CDS encoding alginate lyase family protein gives MTNKIQRLLEFRHTFRGIYLGLSILVACLFFISCNKSDGIIPQFSTSNTGPYILKIDHLRLIDSLRAEDPVINQAYRDLIRGADSLLTVNFTYVPDKNKDNIAPSGDPHDYVSLHRYSYPNDSTGAYTDIIDGKTNPEFYDYDKPKLEKISFSVYALALAYHYTGIEAYAKKASELLKNWFLNPETRMNPNMKYSSLRPGVHEEPGGAGIVGALDFIAVIEAASLIYDSSDWTSDLHYELKKWFFEFYVWMHNKYPADSYSATNISTWLDVQRVIYLLFTEEEDKLNNSRHVQPVSERIENQIEANGLQRYESNRGIPQHYIYFNLKAYMKLSILRKNHFFRTGQDRDWPVLKNCALNSCEAGGLKAALDNIADFIKQEDNTTLFSSDPDFRTCRYLEIFRPAAVAFDSAKYEEIAQILINNGCQNSNILLTYPPLSEL, from the coding sequence ATGACTAATAAAATCCAACGCTTATTGGAGTTTCGGCATACTTTCAGAGGAATTTATCTTGGTTTGTCTATTTTAGTGGCCTGCCTGTTCTTTATCTCCTGCAACAAGAGTGATGGCATAATACCGCAGTTTTCAACATCAAACACCGGCCCCTATATCCTAAAAATTGACCATCTCAGGCTAATAGATTCTCTTAGAGCTGAAGATCCTGTTATCAACCAAGCCTACCGGGACCTGATCCGCGGCGCCGACTCTCTTTTGACCGTCAATTTTACATACGTCCCCGATAAAAATAAAGATAACATTGCCCCAAGCGGAGATCCTCATGACTACGTTAGTCTTCACAGATATTCTTACCCGAATGATTCCACCGGTGCTTACACAGATATCATAGATGGGAAAACAAATCCTGAATTTTATGATTACGACAAGCCCAAACTTGAAAAAATTTCATTTTCGGTCTATGCTCTCGCATTAGCTTATCATTATACAGGGATAGAAGCTTATGCTAAAAAGGCTTCAGAATTACTTAAAAATTGGTTTTTAAACCCTGAAACCCGAATGAATCCAAACATGAAATATTCGAGCTTACGTCCAGGTGTGCATGAAGAACCCGGTGGAGCCGGCATCGTTGGAGCACTTGATTTTATTGCCGTGATAGAAGCAGCAAGCCTGATATACGACAGCTCTGATTGGACGTCAGATCTGCATTATGAGCTAAAAAAATGGTTTTTTGAGTTTTACGTGTGGATGCATAATAAATATCCTGCGGATTCTTACAGTGCTACTAACATATCAACCTGGCTCGATGTACAACGAGTAATCTATCTTTTATTTACCGAAGAGGAAGATAAATTAAACAACTCCAGGCATGTTCAGCCCGTTTCCGAGCGTATTGAAAATCAAATTGAGGCAAATGGACTTCAACGTTATGAATCGAATCGCGGAATTCCTCAGCACTATATTTATTTTAATTTAAAAGCCTATATGAAGTTAAGTATTCTCCGGAAGAACCATTTTTTCAGAACAGGCCAGGATCGTGATTGGCCTGTGCTTAAGAACTGCGCCCTAAACAGTTGCGAAGCAGGTGGTTTGAAAGCAGCCCTTGATAATATCGCCGATTTTATCAAGCAGGAAGATAATACCACTCTTTTTTCATCCGATCCCGATTTTAGAACATGCAGATATCTTGAGATTTTCAGGCCCGCCGCTGTTGCGTTTGACAGTGCAAAATATGAAGAAATTGCACAGATTCTTATTAATAATGGATGTCAAAATTCTAACATTCTGCTCACTTATCCTCCGCTCAGTGAATTATAA
- a CDS encoding glycoside hydrolase family 88 protein translates to MKLGIYHLFTLLIFVTANVDLSFSQPYADLRNFLFLNDAINLADQKLEKTLEEISFHKTVHPAHTDTVTGEWITFDRNEWTSGFFAGTLWFMYQLTGEEKWQEYAQKWTHDMKSTAYKSSDHDVGFRIVGSYGNGFKLTDQPEYLKIILQGAYSLSKRYNPDIGAVKSWDPWTELNAVNPVIIDNLMNLELLFLAAKHSGRNEWKDIAITHANTTIEHHLRQDGSTYHIVDFNKNGSVNRKFTIQGYDKNSVWSRGQAWAIYGFTMAYRYTKNPDFLKAATTVADYFLENLPVDHVPWYDFREPAIPNTTKDASAAAIASSGLIELYSFTNNPDYFNNAVDILNSLMSDEYSSKQTDDSSILLRSTIHRGDSERGTIYADYYFLEAIIRYKNQIESEFPYLETQSFFQLGQNYPNPFNNQTQFYYSVENAGNVNIDLYNLAGRKIKTLFSGFREPGSYLIQVNASNLASGFYIYAIQSHDMRKSKKMLLIQ, encoded by the coding sequence ATGAAGCTCGGAATTTACCATCTCTTTACTCTGCTGATTTTTGTTACAGCGAATGTTGATCTCTCTTTTTCTCAGCCTTATGCCGATCTTCGAAATTTTTTATTCCTGAATGATGCCATAAATCTTGCCGATCAAAAATTAGAAAAAACATTAGAAGAGATCTCTTTTCATAAAACAGTTCATCCCGCTCATACAGATACGGTAACCGGAGAGTGGATCACTTTTGACAGAAATGAGTGGACAAGCGGATTTTTTGCAGGTACACTCTGGTTTATGTATCAACTTACCGGCGAAGAAAAATGGCAAGAGTATGCCCAAAAATGGACACACGACATGAAATCAACTGCGTATAAATCTTCAGACCATGATGTTGGGTTCCGAATCGTTGGCAGTTACGGAAATGGATTCAAATTAACTGATCAACCCGAGTATCTGAAGATCATATTACAGGGAGCGTACAGCCTTTCAAAACGCTATAACCCTGATATTGGTGCTGTAAAATCCTGGGATCCCTGGACAGAGCTCAACGCCGTGAATCCCGTTATCATCGATAATTTGATGAACCTGGAACTGCTCTTTTTAGCTGCAAAACATTCCGGACGAAATGAATGGAAAGATATTGCGATTACACATGCCAACACAACTATTGAGCATCATCTGAGGCAAGATGGCAGCACTTATCACATTGTCGATTTTAATAAGAACGGATCGGTAAATCGAAAATTTACAATTCAAGGATATGATAAAAATTCTGTGTGGTCACGAGGACAAGCTTGGGCCATTTATGGATTTACAATGGCATACCGCTACACGAAAAATCCTGATTTTTTAAAGGCTGCAACAACTGTTGCAGACTATTTTCTTGAAAACCTTCCGGTTGATCATGTCCCATGGTACGATTTCAGGGAGCCTGCAATTCCAAACACCACCAAAGACGCCTCCGCAGCCGCAATCGCTTCATCCGGTTTGATTGAACTCTATTCGTTTACGAATAATCCCGACTATTTCAATAATGCTGTAGATATTTTAAACTCTTTGATGAGTGACGAATATTCATCAAAACAAACCGATGATAGTTCCATACTTCTCCGGTCCACAATTCATCGGGGGGATTCAGAACGAGGAACAATCTATGCTGATTACTACTTTTTAGAGGCCATCATTCGATATAAAAACCAGATTGAATCCGAATTCCCATATTTAGAGACCCAATCTTTTTTCCAGTTAGGACAGAATTATCCGAATCCCTTCAACAATCAAACTCAATTTTATTACAGCGTGGAGAATGCAGGAAACGTAAACATCGATCTTTATAATTTAGCCGGTAGAAAGATAAAAACTCTTTTCAGCGGATTTAGAGAACCCGGTAGCTATTTAATTCAAGTTAATGCATCAAATCTCGCTTCAGGTTTCTATATCTATGCTATCCAATCGCATGATATGCGAAAGTCCAAAAAAATGCTGCTCATTCAATAA